Proteins from a genomic interval of Salvelinus sp. IW2-2015 linkage group LG14, ASM291031v2, whole genome shotgun sequence:
- the LOC111972518 gene encoding very-long-chain enoyl-CoA reductase, with protein MSLTRFSLPQVEVLDGRTRQQLCFLDKVEPHATIGEIKSLFHKSFIFADGRSSLLCEKRSRTTNLCSLFSQGLVHNVFSEGKSLRDEDVLQNLPVGTTATIYFKDLGPQVGWTMVFLAEYIGPLFIYLLFYFRAPYIYSQQDVFTSSPYSVVTLACACHTCHYIKRLIETIFVHRFSHGTMPLRTIVRNCVYYWXFSAWLAFYINHPLYTPPSYGDMQVNYALAIFVLCELGNFSIHVALNNLKAEGGPKCRKFPHPTKNPFTWLFFFVSCPNYTYEVGAWASFSVMTQCLPVALFTFLAFIQMTIWAKGKHKTYSREFKDYPHLRMPIIPLLL; from the exons ATGTCACTCACCAGGTTTTCTCTKCCACAGGtggaggttctggatggcaggaccAGGCAACAGCTTTGTTTTCTAGATAAG GTGGAGCCCCATGCTACAATAGGAGAAATCAAGAGTCTTTTTCACAAGTCAT TCATCTTTGCGGACGGGCGATCC TCCTTGCTCTGTGAGAAAAGGAGCAGGACAACCAATCTCTGCAGTTTATTTTCACAAGGTCTTGTTCATAATGTGTTTTCAGAAGGAAAATCACTGAGGGATGARGATGTATTACAAAATCTACCAGTTGGGACCACAGCAACCATATATTTTAAGGACCTGGGTCCACAGGTCGGGTGGACAATG GTGTTTTTAGCGGAGTACATTGGTCCTCTGTTTATCTACCTCCTGTTCTACTTCCGAGCTCCGTACATCTACTCACAGCAGGATGTGTTCACCTCCAGCCCCTACTCAGTGGTCAC aCTAGCCTGTGCCTGTCACACCTGCCACTACATCAAGAGGTTGATTGAGACTATCTTTGTGCACCGGTTCTCCCATGGTACCATGCCTCTCAGGACTATAGTCAGG AACTGTGTATATTACTGGYCCTTCTCGGCATGGTTGGCCTTCTACATCAACCATCCACTCTATACACCTCCAT CGTATGGGGATATGCAAGTGAACTATGCACTGGCCATATTTGTG CTCTGTGAGTTAGGGAATTTCTCCATTCACGTGGCCCTGAATAACCTCAAGGCAGAAGGTGGGCCCAAGTGCAGAAAGTTCCCTCACCCGACGAAGAACCCATTCACATGGCTGTTCTTCTTCGTGTCCTGCCCCAATTATACCTACGAG GTAGGAGCCTGGGCGAGTTTCTCTGTCATGACCCAGTGTCTACCAG TGGCCTTGTTCACCTTCTTAGCTTTCATCCAGATGACCATCTGGGCCAAAGGGAAGCATAAAACCTACTCCAGGGAGTTTAAGGACTACCCTCACCTGCGCATGCCAATCATCCCGCTCCTCCTCTGA